A portion of the Punica granatum isolate Tunisia-2019 chromosome 7, ASM765513v2, whole genome shotgun sequence genome contains these proteins:
- the LOC116215729 gene encoding LOW QUALITY PROTEIN: receptor-like kinase TMK4 (The sequence of the model RefSeq protein was modified relative to this genomic sequence to represent the inferred CDS: deleted 1 base in 1 codon): MGTLRRLFLPTFLCLSAVLLLAASAADADDSAAMAAFLAALRPAPSGWSSSKDYCSWTNVVCNSGSKRVTAINLASASVSGTLPSELSSLSELQKLSFQKNSLGGDLPSLAGLSNLQELYLDNNNFTSITPGFFKGLTSLQTLSISENYELAPWSIPSDLSESTNLATIYADNSNIVGTLPDFLGTLPSLANLRLSYNNLTGSIPSSFGGSAIKNLWLNNQAVGLSGTLNVLSSMTQLYQVWLDKNQFTGSIPDLSKCESLFDLQLRDNQLTGIVPTNLLSLSSLKNVSLDNNKFQGPVPDNPNNIELSYGVNSFCNTKPGPCDPQVTTLLEIAGALGYPTVLAGSWEGNDACNGWSFITCQGKNVTSVTFAKQGFPGTISPAFAKLTSLRTLLLNNNILTGSIPESLTTLPSLQVLDVSNNNLNGSIPVFPSTVKLTISGNPLRRISSGSGGNGGIAEGPSSSLGGGSTGSSSGSPVSTGMIIGVVFAVLVFVGVVLFVLYKCCYANRLCRKFSQVEHPENGKELVTKNGTVNGMNGFGAVPSELHSQSNGNHSDLPVFEGGNVAISIQVLRQVTGNFNEENILGRGGFGVVYKGELHDGTKIAVKRMESVAMGIKGMNGFEAEIAVLTKVRHRHLVALLGYCINGNERLLVYEYMAQGTLTQHLFEWRERGLQTLTWKQRVTIALDVARGVEYLHSLAPQSFIHRDLKPSNILLSDDMRAKVADFGLVKNVPDGKYSVKTRLAGTFGYLAPEYGATGRVTTKVDVYAFGVVLMELITGRKALDYSVPDERSHLVTWFRRVLINKENIPKAIDQSLNPDEETMKSIYKVAELAGRCTAHKPFQRPDTGHAVNILGPLVEQWKLTRHEEEDGFGIDLHLSLPQALQTWQADEGTSRMFNSMSFYQTKFLIPAKPSGFPDSFHSSDCR, from the exons ATGGGTACGCTAAGAAGGCTCTTTCTACCGACGTTTCTATGTCTGTCCGCCGTTCTACTTCTCGCCGCCAGCGCCGCCGATGCCGATGACTCCGCCGCTATGGCTGCCTTTCTCGCGGCACTGAGACCGGCACCCTCGGGGTGGTCGTCCTCCAAGGACTACTGCTCCTGGACCAACGTCGTCTGCAACTCCGGCTCCAAAAGGGTCACCGCCATCAACCTCGCCTCCGCCTCCGTCTCCGGCACCCTCCCGTCGGAGCTGTCCTCCCTCTCCGAGCTCCAAAAACTCTCCTTCCAGAAGAACTCTCTCGGCGGCGATTTGCCCTCACTCGCCGGCCTCTCCAACCTCCAGGAGCTCTACCTCGACAACAACAACTTCACCTCCATCACTCCCGGCTTCTTCAAGGGCCTTACCTCCCTCCAAACCCTCAGCATCAGCGAGAACTACGAGCTGGCCCCGTGGTCGATCCCCTCCGACCTAAGCGAGTCCACGAATCTCGCTACTATCTACGCCGACAACTCCAACATCGTGGGGACACTGCCCGATTTCCTCGGCACCCTCCCGAGCCTGGCGAACCTCAGGCTCTCCTACAACAATCTCACTGGGTCCATCCCCAGTTCCTTCGGCGGCTCGGCGATTAAGAACCTGTGGCTCAATAACCAGGCTGTGGGGCTCTCCGGCACCCTCAATGTGCTCTCTTCCATGACCCAGCTTTACCAGGTCTGGCTCGACAAGAACCAGTTCACCGGGTCGATCCCCGACCTCTCCAAGTGTGAGAGCctgtttgatctccagctccGCGACAACCAACTGACCGGTATTGTCCCCACCAATTTGCTCTCTCTTAGCAGTCTGAAGAACGTGTCGTTGGATAACAATAAGTTCCAGGGTCCTGTGCCCGACAATCCTAACAACATTGAGCTTAGCTATGGTGTCAATAGCTTCTGTAATACTAAACCCGGTCCCTGCGACCCGCAAGTGACGACATTGCTCGAGATTGCTGGGGCATTAGGATACCCGACTGTGCTGGCTGGTTCCTGGGAGGGTAACGATGCTTGTAATGGGTGGAGTTTCATCACTTGTCAGGGAAAGAATGTGACTTCGGTGACCTTTGCGAAGCAGGGCTTTCCGGGGACTATTTCCCCCGCTTTTGCAAAGTTGACCTCGCTGAGGACTCTGCTTTTGAACAACAACATCTTGACTGGCTCGATTCCTGAGAGCCTGACCACCCTGCCCTCACTCCAGGTCCTTGATGTCTCGAACAACAACCTCAACGGATCAATACCAGTATTTCCAAGTACAGTAAAGCTGACCATATCAGGGAATCCTCTTCGGCGAATAAGCTCAGGTTCTGGAGGTAATGGGGGAATTGCTGAAGGGCCTAGCTCGAGCTTGGGCGGGGGTTCAACTGGCTCATCAAGCGGCTCCCCAGTGTCAACAGGAATGATTATCGGTGTGGTGTTTGCTGTCTTGGTTTTTGTCGGGGTCGTGCTGTTCGTGTTATACAAGTGTTGCTATGCGAACAGACTCTGCAGAAAATTTAGCCAGGTTGAACATCCCGAGAATGGGAAGGAATTGGTCACTAAGAATGGGACGGTGAATGGTATGAATGGGTTTGGTGCAGTTCCAAGCGAGCTTCACAGCCAGAGCAACGGCAACCATAGTGACCTCCCTGTCTTTGAAGGTGGAAATGTTGCGATCTCAATCCAAGTCCTAAGACAAGTAACAGGCAATTTCAATGAGGAGAACATCTTAGGGAGGGGAGGTTTTGGGGTGGTTTACAAGGGAGAACTGCATGACGGGACCAAGATCGCTGTTAAGAGGATGGAATCAGTGGCAATGGGGATTAAAGGGATGAACGGGTTTGAGGCTGAGATTGCTGTCCTTACTAAGGTTAGGCACAGGCATTTAGTTGCACTTCTCGGTTACTGCATTAATGGTAATGAGAGGCTTTTAGTTTATGAGTACATGGCACAAGGGACGTTAACTCAACACTTGTTCGAGTGGAGAGAGAGGGGCTTGCAGACCTTAACATGGAAGCAGAGGGTCACGATTGCTTTGGATGTCGCGAGGGGAGTGGAGTACTTGCATAGCCTTGCACCGCAAAGCTTCATTCACCGTGACCTAAAGCCGTCCAACATACTGTTAAGTGATGATATGAGGGCCAAAGTGGCTGATTTTGGACTTGTCAAGAACGTGCCTGATGGGAAGTACTCGGTCAAGACCCGTTTGGCTGGTACTTTTGGTTATCTTGCTCCTGAATACGGTG CTACCGGCAGAGTGACCACGAAGGTCGATGTGTATGCTTTTGGAGTTGTTTTAATGGAGCTCATCACTGGGAGAAAAGCGCTTGACTATTCCGTACCCGACGAGAGGTCCCACCTGGTGACATGGTTCCGTCGTGTCCTGATCAACAAGGAGAATATCCCAAAGGCCATCGACCAATCCCTGAACCCCGATGAGGAGACAATGAAAAGCATCTACAAGGTGGCCGAGTTGGCGGGCCGCTGTACAGCACACAAACCTTTCCAGAGACCCGACACGGGCCATGCCGTCAACATCCTCGGCCCACTGGTGGAACAATGGAAGCTCACTCGCCATGAAGAGGAGGATGGCTTCGGGATCGACCTCCATTTGAGCCTTCCCCAGGCACTGCAAACATGGCAAGCTGATGAAGGGACCTCAAGAATGTTTAATAGCATGTCCTTCTACCAGACCAAG TTTTTAATTCCTGCTAAGCCCTCAGGTTTCCCTGATTCATTCCATTCGTCGGACTGCCGGTAA
- the LOC116214976 gene encoding probable glucan endo-1,3-beta-glucosidase A6 → MSFCNLMETLVALFLLSLFGLSMAEIPNKIGVNYGMLGNNLPSPARSIELIQSMKFSRVKLYDANPEVLNLLSGTKLQASIMVQNHEISGIGSSQAIADEWVRNNVLLYYPDTIISFILVGNEVLSSTLDQDRELWRDLVPAMRRIRASLRAKGIRTIKVSTPLAMDVVESTFPPSSAKFRSDISESVMEPLLRFLNGTRSHFFVDVYPYFPWSGDPTNIDLDFALLQGNYTYTDPGSRLVYTNLLDQMLDSITFAMSKLGYEKIPLVIAETGWPNGGDLDQSGVNVHNAAIYNRNLIKKLTAKPPSGTPARPGVNIPTFIFSLYDEDQKTGPGSERHWGLLHPNGTSIYEIDLTGKRPISQYKSLPLPTNNEPCKGELWCVVAREANLTELRLAIEYACASGNGTCDALMPGGECQEPVSEYLRASYAFSSFWARFRSQGATCYFNGLAEQTTSNPSRGSCKVPSVTF, encoded by the exons ATGTCATTCTGTAATCTAATGGAGACTCTTGTTGCTCTCTttctcctctccctcttcGGCCTCTCAA TGGCTGAAATCCCGAACAAGATTGGCGTAAACTACGGGATGCTTGGAAATAATCTGCCATCACCAGCCCGATCCATTGAGCTCATCCAATCGATGAAGTTCAGCAGGGTAAAGCTCTATGATGCCAACCCTGAAGTCCTGAATTTGTTATCAGGGACAAAGCTCCAGGCTTCCATTATGGTCCAAAACCATGAAATCTCAGGAATCGGTTCGAGCCAGGCGATAGCTGATGAATGGGTCCGGAACAATGTCCTCCTGTACTACCCCGATACAATTATCTCTTTCATCCTTGTGGGGAATGAAGTCCTGAGCTCCACTTTGGACCAAGACCGTGAATTGTGGCGGGACCTTGTGCCTGCAATGAGAAGGATTAGAGCTTCCCTTAGGGCGAAAGGTATCCGCACCATCAAGGTCAGCACTCCACTGGCAATGGATGTGGTGGAGTCGACTTTTCCACCTTCGAGCGCGAAGTTCCGGTCTGATATTTCCGAGTCTGTAATGGAACCTCTGCTCCGGTTCTTGAATGGAACGAGATCGCACTTCTTCGTGGATGTGTACCCCTACTTCCCGTGGTCCGGCGACCCCACCAACATAGACCTTGATTTTGCGCTCCTTCAAGGGAATTACAC GTACACCGACCCTGGAAGCAGATTAGTCTACACCAATTTGCTTGACCAAATGCTCGATTCCATAACATTTGCAATGTCTAAGCTTGGCTATGAGAAGATCCCGCTTGTGATAGCTGAAACAGGATGGCCAAACGGCGGGGACCTTGACCAGTCAGGAGTCAATGTGCATAATGCCGCAATCTATAACCGTAACCTGATCAAGAAATTGacagccaagccaccaagtgGGACACCAGCACGGCCCGGGGTCAACATTCCGACATTCATCTTCTCTCTGTACGATGAGGACCAAAAAACAGGTCCAGGGTCGGAGCGGCACTGGGGACTACTGCATCCAAATGGAACGTCCATTTACGAAATCGATCTCACAGGAAAGAGGCCAATTTCCCAGTACAAATCGTTGCCATTGCCCACCAATAACGAACCATGCAAGGGGGAGTTGTGGTGTGTGGTAGCTAGGGAAGCAAACTTGACGGAGCTCAGGTTAGCGATAGAGTATGCCTGCGCAAGTGGGAATGGGACGTGCGATGCACTTATGCCAGGAGGGGAGTGCCAAGAGCCAGTTTCAGAATATCTGCGGGCGAGCTACGCGTTCAGCTCGTTCTGGGCTCGGTTCAGGAGTCAGGGGGCCACTTgctatttcaatggacttgcTGAGCAGACCACTTCAAATCCAA GTCGTGGATCCTGCAAGGTCCCGAGCGTTACGTTTTGA